One segment of Choristoneura fumiferana chromosome 26, NRCan_CFum_1, whole genome shotgun sequence DNA contains the following:
- the LOC141442742 gene encoding uncharacterized protein, with protein MTLAHAILEQLRYFRLVIMESSDAEQSVRWTCSVTVKCEPVTVKEEPQGGECGVSEAAVAGLYAGHEVKDEIVIGPETVQQQDVAFSMQNDLSRTEGPRSRKPERDAKVVSDCIHTCPGDDSCCNRSTKQQYGLRKCSCNLPTPLKCHQQSALNSIEQYPSKLQRAGGASLHSRPGEESRCDMSHKQQFQLRSCSVRLERILMEDLPTCNTYLEIFNCKSTLRNHSCTHSIEEPNYYKDYCDKQYLQVKRLGKHLAMHHVKTDSKIMNIHSISKKPKLYNCDRSHTGEKPYSCDNRKKIFRYPSDFAKQKDTDTRIKSHSCRMCNKQFTYKSYLNKHMRIHMDQKQYSCDICKKKFTQKCYLIAHIRIHTGKKPFSCDVCKLQFTRKDHLIEHKRTHTGEKPFTCDVCKSQFARKDNLARHKRTHTGEKPFSCDVCELQFSHTSNLAVHRRTHTGEKPFSCELCKLRFTHKSDLAKHRRTHSGEKLFSCDICKLQFARNDSLAVHRRIHTGEKPFTCNICNTQFARSDTLAAHRRIHTGEKLGH; from the exons ATGACGCTGGCTCACGCAATC CTTGAACAGCTTCGCTATTtccgtctcgtgatcatggagTCTTCCGACGCGGAACAGTCGGTGCGGTGGACTTGCAGCGTGACTGTCAAGTGCGAGCCTGTGACGGTGAAGGAGGAGCCCCAGGGGGGCGAGTGCGGCGTGAGCGAGGCGGCCGTGGCAGGCTTGTACGCCGGACACGAGGTCAAGGACGAAATAGTCATTGGACCTGAAACGGTGCAGCAGCAGGACGTCGCTTTTTCAATGCAAA ATGATCTGAGCAGAACGGAGGGTCCACGCAGCCGGAAGCCTGAGAGGGATGCCAAAGTTGTATCTGACTGCATCCACACCTGCCCCGGGGATGACTCTTGCTGCAACAGGAGCACCAAGCAGCAGTATGGGCTCAGGAAATGCTCCTGCAACTTGCCAACCCCACTTAAGTGTCACCAGCAAA GTGCATTGAATAGCATCGAGCAGTATCCAAGCAAGCTGCAGCGGGCAGGCGGAGCCAGCTTGCACAGCCGCCCTGGGGAGGAATCTCGCTGCGACATGAGCCATAAGCAACAGTTCCAGCTTAGGAGCTGCTCTGTGAGGCTCGAGCGCATCCTTATGGAAGACTTGCCCACATGTAACACTTATCTTGAGATCTTTAATTGTAAATCAACTCTAAGAAATCACAGTTGCACACATTCAATAGAAGAACCTAATTATTATAAAGACTATTGTGACAAACAATATCTGCAGGTGAAGCGTTTAGGGAAACATTTAGCTATGCACCATGTGAAAACAGATAGTAAAATAATGAACATACACAGTATTAGTAAAAAACCAAAATTATACAATTGTGACAGATCACACACAGGAGAGAAGCCATATTCTTGTGACAATCGTAAGAAAATATTTAGATATCCTAGTGATTTTGCTAAGCAAAAGGATACTGATACTAGAATAAAATCCCACTCTTGCCGTATGTGTAACAAACAGTTTACATACAAATCGTATTTGAATAAACACATGCGAATTCACATGGATCAGAAACAGTACAGTTGCGATATATGTAAGAAGAAATTTAcacaaaaatgttatttaattgcTCACATACGAATTCACACAGGTAAGAAACCAttttcttgtgacgtttgtaagtTGCAATTTACACGTAAAGACCATTTGATTGAGCATAAAAGAACGCACACAGGTGAGAAACCTTTTACCTGTGATGTTTGTAAGTCGCAGTTTGCGCGAAAAGATAATTTGGCTAGGCATAAACGAACTCatacaggcgagaaacctttttcttgtgacgtcTGCGAGTtgcagttttcgcatacaagtAATTTGGCTGTGCACAGACGCACTCACActggcgagaaacctttttcttgtgagCTTTGCAAGTTGCGGTTTACACATAAAAGTGATTTGGCTAAGCATAGACGAACTCACTCGGGtgagaaacttttttcttgtgACATTTGTAAGTTGCAGTTTGCGCGAAACGATAGTTTGGCTGTACATAGACGAATTCATACAGGCGAAAAACCTTTCActtgtaatatttgtaacacgCAGTTTGCGCGAAGCGATACTTTAGCTGCGCATAGACGAAtacacacaggcgagaaacttGGCCACTAA